Within the Thermanaeromonas toyohensis ToBE genome, the region AAAGGTGGTATAGCAGGGCGGCAAAACCGCCGCCCTTAATCAGTTTTTTACATCTTCAAGCGACGTGTTAAAGCCGCTGAGATCCAGAACTACATCTGCTAAAGCCGAGAGTTCTCCTGCCAGCAATATGCGCTTTAAGACCTCCTCGGGGCCGGACGCTTTATACTTAGCTAGCAACCTCGGATCTGCCCAGTTGGGTGTAACTGTAGCCGCAGCTATAAGGGAGCAATAGAACTTCTCATTATCCAGTTCAGTGACTACCTGGCCCCGCTG harbors:
- a CDS encoding phage tail assembly chaperone, producing the protein MTEEEILQRLLNADVVPEKTVKLARLGIPVTLRGLTSKQVSMIREQCTERYVQRGQVVTELDNEKFYCSLIAAATVTPNWADPRLLAKYKASGPEEVLKRILLAGELSALADVVLDLSGFNTSLEDVKN